One window of Candidatus Nitrospira kreftii genomic DNA carries:
- a CDS encoding Ankyrin repeat-containing protein: MTQVSPRLSLAICTPALIFLSSCMTAPEERLRLAAAEGNLLRVQTFLGQGISAQAADVRGVTPLFLAAKHGHQDVVALLLERGAAMNLIRQDGVTSIFIAAQEGQREVVALLLRHGEDVNAHAQISDVTLLHVAAYRGDQELITLLLQHGASKHARMTSGERPVDLAQAQGHTALIPLLEP; the protein is encoded by the coding sequence ATGACGCAGGTCTCGCCCCGTCTGAGCCTTGCCATCTGTACGCCTGCGCTCATTTTCTTGAGCAGCTGCATGACGGCGCCGGAGGAGAGGCTGCGACTGGCCGCCGCGGAAGGCAATCTGCTCCGAGTGCAGACATTCCTTGGGCAAGGTATTAGCGCTCAGGCAGCCGATGTGCGCGGTGTGACCCCGCTCTTCTTGGCGGCCAAGCATGGACATCAGGACGTGGTGGCGCTCCTACTGGAACGAGGAGCAGCCATGAATCTCATAAGGCAGGACGGCGTCACCTCGATCTTTATCGCAGCACAAGAAGGACAGCGGGAGGTTGTGGCTCTTCTTCTGAGACACGGAGAGGATGTGAACGCGCACGCGCAAATAAGCGATGTGACGCTCTTACATGTTGCGGCCTATCGAGGCGATCAGGAGCTCATCACCCTCCTGCTGCAACATGGAGCGAGTAAGCATGCCAGAATGACATCTGGAGAGCGTCCCGTAGATTTGGCTCAAGCGCAAGGTCACACGGCACTGATCCCGCTCCTCGAACCCTGA
- a CDS encoding Chlorite dismutase produces MSTPDTPPAAQAPRRQYVNFVFYKVDPAWRRLPEDVRTQGKQEFLRAVEDFNGQVLVVPYSTIGIRGDCDFMLWRISYDLDLFQDMSAKILASGLGQYITTPYSYLAITKRSVYVDHHSHAGQEGKRLTVVPGKSKYIFVYPFLKTREWFLLTKAARQGMMDEHIEVGHRFPSVKLNTTYSFGLDDQEWVVAFESDKPEDFLDLVMALRETEGSRYTLRDTPIFTCIRKSLKETLDTLGG; encoded by the coding sequence ATGTCGACTCCTGACACACCCCCTGCCGCACAGGCGCCCCGGCGGCAATACGTAAACTTTGTATTTTATAAGGTCGACCCGGCGTGGCGCCGCCTCCCTGAGGACGTGCGCACACAGGGCAAACAGGAATTCTTGCGAGCCGTTGAAGATTTTAACGGCCAAGTGTTAGTCGTCCCCTATTCGACCATCGGTATTCGCGGCGACTGCGACTTCATGCTCTGGCGCATCAGCTACGACCTGGACCTCTTCCAAGATATGAGCGCCAAGATTCTGGCCTCCGGCCTTGGGCAATACATCACGACCCCCTATTCCTATCTGGCGATCACCAAACGATCCGTGTACGTCGATCATCATTCACATGCAGGCCAGGAAGGCAAACGGTTGACCGTGGTCCCGGGGAAAAGCAAGTACATCTTCGTGTATCCATTTTTGAAGACACGGGAGTGGTTTTTGCTGACCAAAGCGGCTCGTCAGGGCATGATGGACGAACATATTGAAGTAGGCCATCGGTTCCCCTCAGTGAAGTTGAACACGACCTACTCATTCGGACTAGACGATCAAGAATGGGTGGTGGCGTTTGAAAGCGACAAGCCTGAAGATTTTCTGGACCTGGTGATGGCGCTGCGCGAAACGGAAGGCTCACGCTATACGTTGCGTGATACGCCGATTTTCACCTGCATTCGCAAGAGCCTCAAGGAAACCCTCGATACATTGGGCGGCTAA
- a CDS encoding hypothetical protein (DUF3703 domain-containing protein), whose product MHPQLQQAYDAEMMVAATQYRVGDLDQAFPHLERAHILGQSFPIAHAQVHWWMLKVGWKRRDWIEVYGQIPRIIGAFLFSKIWVPVGNTGGAHVPPFRSMPISEDLLSLLEKYGPGSKA is encoded by the coding sequence ATGCACCCCCAACTCCAACAAGCGTACGACGCCGAAATGATGGTGGCGGCTACACAGTACCGTGTTGGCGACTTGGACCAGGCGTTTCCCCATCTTGAACGTGCGCACATTCTAGGGCAATCGTTTCCAATCGCTCATGCACAAGTCCATTGGTGGATGTTGAAAGTCGGATGGAAACGTCGAGATTGGATTGAAGTATATGGCCAAATACCACGAATTATTGGAGCATTCCTGTTCTCCAAAATTTGGGTACCAGTGGGTAATACAGGTGGTGCTCATGTACCGCCGTTTCGATCAATGCCAATTTCAGAAGATCTTCTAAGCTTATTGGAGAAATATGGACCTGGCTCAAAAGCTTGA
- a CDS encoding RNA 2',3'-cyclic phosphodiesterase: protein MIRTFLAIEVSDDVRTEILQVQHDLKQQLAGSLTKDIRIAWGQPNSFHLTIRFLGDTDKQLLDPMREALAIVRRSHPTIQIPLDRLQAFPNLQKPRVLWVGPSEQWRKGDAARQLTALHREIEACCHSFGFAPDDKLFNPHLTLARIKAGEREVGQWLAQSGVCDQPFSPGEVRIGPLVLVKSHLRPTGPVYTKLWEVE from the coding sequence ATGATACGAACATTCCTTGCCATCGAGGTCAGCGACGATGTCAGAACGGAGATCTTGCAGGTCCAGCATGATCTCAAACAACAGCTCGCAGGGTCTCTCACGAAAGATATCCGCATCGCGTGGGGGCAGCCAAATTCCTTTCATCTCACGATCAGGTTTCTGGGAGATACGGACAAACAACTCCTCGATCCCATGCGTGAGGCCTTGGCCATCGTACGCCGGTCTCACCCAACCATCCAGATCCCGCTCGATCGACTTCAGGCGTTCCCGAATCTGCAGAAGCCACGGGTGCTCTGGGTGGGACCGTCCGAACAATGGCGTAAGGGTGACGCGGCACGCCAGTTAACGGCATTGCATCGGGAGATTGAAGCCTGTTGCCACTCGTTCGGGTTTGCACCGGACGACAAACTGTTTAATCCACACCTGACGCTGGCGAGGATCAAAGCAGGTGAACGAGAGGTGGGGCAGTGGTTGGCTCAAAGCGGCGTCTGTGACCAGCCGTTCTCTCCCGGGGAGGTTCGGATTGGGCCGCTCGTTCTCGTGAAAAGCCACCTGCGTCCGACCGGACCGGTGTATACGAAACTCTGGGAAGTGGAGTAG
- a CDS encoding Short-chain dehydrogenase/reductase — translation MTSERNQAVVITGASTGIGAACAIHLDRLGFRVFAGVRKPEDGLALQKNSSDRLVPIMLDVTHASTIHKSHALVSELTRAEGLYGLINNAGIAVVGPLEAVPIPDLRQQLEINVIGQVAVTQTFLPLIRQAQGRIINMGSIAGLSTMPLMGPYSASKFALEAITDALRLEVQQWGIHVSIIEPGAIATPIWNKSTIEAAQREAAIGDDLRSLYKPIVSAVRRIVEEASKRAVSSDTVARVVETALTAPIPKTRYLVGSDAKLRALMAKLLPDRASDRLLSWILKLPR, via the coding sequence ATGACGAGTGAACGCAATCAAGCAGTGGTCATCACTGGAGCCTCTACAGGGATAGGAGCGGCCTGCGCAATTCATCTTGATCGATTGGGTTTCAGGGTGTTTGCAGGAGTCCGGAAGCCAGAGGACGGGCTGGCCCTTCAAAAAAACAGCTCAGATCGTCTGGTGCCCATCATGCTCGATGTCACTCATGCCTCGACGATTCACAAATCTCATGCCTTAGTTTCAGAGTTGACCAGAGCAGAAGGATTATATGGCTTGATCAACAACGCCGGGATTGCAGTGGTTGGCCCCCTGGAGGCTGTCCCTATTCCAGATCTCAGACAGCAGCTTGAAATCAACGTCATCGGACAGGTGGCAGTCACGCAGACCTTTCTTCCTTTAATACGACAGGCACAGGGCCGGATCATCAATATGGGTTCCATCGCCGGTCTCTCGACGATGCCGCTCATGGGGCCCTACTCAGCATCAAAATTTGCGCTGGAAGCGATCACAGATGCTCTCCGCTTGGAAGTCCAGCAATGGGGAATCCACGTGTCGATCATCGAGCCGGGTGCCATTGCGACACCCATCTGGAACAAATCCACCATTGAAGCCGCCCAACGCGAGGCGGCAATAGGGGATGACCTGCGATCTTTATATAAACCGATTGTATCTGCCGTGAGGAGAATTGTAGAAGAAGCGTCGAAGCGAGCCGTCTCTTCCGACACGGTTGCGAGGGTAGTAGAAACTGCATTGACGGCACCGATCCCGAAAACTCGATATTTGGTCGGAAGTGACGCCAAGCTCCGCGCGCTCATGGCAAAACTGCTTCCCGATCGCGCATCGGACAGGCTCTTAAGCTGGATTCTTAAACTTCCTCGCTGA
- a CDS encoding Antitoxin, giving the protein MAKTLSLSEVKTRLPELVAGVQEREEEVIVTKNGRPAAILINIDEYTRLKETLDVLSNPDLMSQIAESRDFYKTKRNGLSFEDVFGEPLTPVKKRRTA; this is encoded by the coding sequence ATGGCAAAAACCTTATCGCTATCCGAAGTTAAAACCCGCCTCCCTGAACTCGTGGCAGGTGTTCAAGAGCGTGAAGAGGAAGTCATCGTCACAAAAAATGGTCGGCCGGCTGCCATTTTAATCAATATCGATGAATATACCCGTCTCAAAGAGACCTTGGATGTCCTGAGCAATCCCGACCTCATGAGCCAGATTGCCGAGAGCCGAGATTTTTACAAAACGAAACGCAACGGACTCTCGTTTGAAGACGTGTTCGGCGAGCCTCTCACGCCCGTCAAGAAGCGACGCACCGCGTGA
- a CDS encoding hypothetical protein (conserved protein of unknown function), protein MMPTLTSSPLTAEIIEETIAGLPIQGRIMLRLLLLQHLDITHEEILFMVADRPDPRCVSGKKPVTTMTQESITAMIDRRNEYRRRVRLRRERTWLQCVALTNLARTANALAIRAAALLVDRGVSSTTIDELKAQARSAVPSTTLRLLEEAWNKNEVGPDEYQNHRLVVEMQTQLRFAERFKKRLASAERERQTSDQTTLQDHEIGHIWGIPAGTLAARKVKFISQYLMAIQTKCSGLESHTKENLVPSPDLWKATMHVLSQRPIERLIPTYDGLEGTESALLEKLTAYAVLGIPEATETKFWNSLVYGASSNAMHTEITRTLFGLQRLVAIQKDVDTSSEALDEVLLARSRPIPKESEPALRDREAGHGELTDLQRQILHNFIGEDVSGRSSDKW, encoded by the coding sequence ATGATGCCAACATTAACTTCATCGCCACTGACTGCGGAAATAATCGAAGAGACCATTGCCGGATTACCGATCCAAGGTCGCATTATGCTTCGACTTCTGTTGCTGCAACACCTTGATATTACGCACGAAGAGATTCTTTTCATGGTCGCCGATCGCCCCGATCCCCGTTGCGTGTCCGGGAAAAAACCCGTCACAACCATGACTCAAGAATCCATTACGGCAATGATCGATCGCCGCAATGAGTACCGGCGGCGAGTTCGACTTCGCCGAGAGAGAACGTGGCTCCAATGTGTTGCCCTGACCAATCTCGCGAGAACGGCAAACGCATTAGCCATTCGCGCAGCTGCGCTTTTGGTTGATCGAGGAGTTTCATCCACTACCATCGACGAGTTGAAGGCGCAGGCTCGTTCCGCTGTTCCATCAACCACACTGCGGCTGTTGGAAGAAGCTTGGAATAAGAATGAGGTCGGTCCCGACGAGTATCAGAACCATCGCCTTGTCGTCGAAATGCAAACGCAGCTTCGTTTTGCGGAACGGTTTAAAAAACGCTTGGCGAGTGCGGAACGTGAACGGCAGACATCCGATCAGACAACTTTACAGGACCATGAGATCGGTCACATCTGGGGAATCCCAGCCGGCACGCTCGCAGCCAGAAAAGTCAAGTTTATATCTCAGTATCTCATGGCAATCCAGACCAAATGTTCAGGGCTAGAATCTCACACAAAGGAGAATCTCGTTCCTTCTCCAGACCTTTGGAAAGCAACCATGCACGTGCTTTCCCAGCGTCCCATTGAACGATTAATTCCTACCTACGACGGACTTGAGGGGACCGAGTCTGCGTTGCTCGAGAAATTAACGGCCTATGCAGTCCTAGGCATACCGGAAGCAACCGAGACCAAGTTTTGGAACTCGCTTGTCTATGGTGCGAGTTCCAATGCGATGCATACGGAAATAACGAGGACGCTGTTCGGTCTTCAGCGGTTGGTCGCGATCCAAAAGGATGTCGATACCAGTTCCGAAGCATTGGACGAAGTATTGCTGGCACGATCGAGACCGATCCCCAAAGAGTCTGAACCAGCCTTACGAGATCGAGAAGCTGGGCACGGGGAACTGACGGACTTGCAACGCCAGATTCTGCATAACTTCATCGGAGAAGATGTCAGCGGAAGATCCTCCGATAAGTGGTAG
- a CDS encoding putative Cytotoxic translational repressor of toxin-antitoxin stability system, with the protein MTFRPDIPPHAADVICSLYPDLKQLIKSTIRAITANLECGEPLKRELHGLRKYRVRRFRIVYAVDQKRRVMRLMAVGHCRSVYEELTERIRRKPRD; encoded by the coding sequence GTGACTTTCCGGCCGGACATCCCTCCGCATGCGGCAGATGTGATTTGCTCGCTCTATCCCGATCTGAAACAACTGATCAAGTCCACCATTCGCGCGATTACTGCGAATCTCGAATGTGGAGAGCCGCTCAAGCGAGAACTCCATGGGTTACGCAAGTATCGTGTCCGCCGCTTTCGCATCGTCTATGCGGTCGATCAGAAGAGACGAGTTATGCGCCTAATGGCCGTGGGGCACTGCCGCTCTGTGTATGAAGAGCTGACCGAGCGAATTCGCCGAAAGCCCCGAGATTAG
- a CDS encoding N-ethylmaleimide reductase has protein sequence MPTLLTPLQAGDIFLTNRIVMAPLTRVRAGSTHIPNDMMVDYYSQRASSGLIMTECTMVDAHACAFMGEGGIYSPTHVAGWKRVTDAVHAKGGRIFMQIWHPGRAAHSLLNDGEQPVSSSAKPIRHATTDTPRGAKPYEVPRALRAEEIPRFVEMFRLAAQNAKQAGFDGVQIHGAHGYLIDNFLRDGVNARTDTYGGSVPNRARFLLEVTDAAISVWGSGRVAVRISPLVPFNDMADSQPDALVTHVAQELSRRAIAFLEIRHENHALSAEQTILTVARKHFQGVLMTNGSYTRESGESTVAGGAADAIVYGRPYIANPDLVERFAKQAPLNEVNFNRLYGGGSDGYSDYPTLPM, from the coding sequence ATGCCCACATTGTTGACCCCGCTTCAAGCCGGAGATATTTTCTTGACGAACCGGATCGTCATGGCCCCGCTGACCCGCGTGCGAGCCGGATCGACTCACATTCCCAACGACATGATGGTGGACTACTACTCCCAACGCGCGTCGAGTGGCCTCATCATGACGGAATGCACGATGGTCGATGCCCATGCCTGCGCGTTCATGGGGGAAGGTGGAATTTACAGTCCTACACATGTGGCCGGTTGGAAACGCGTGACGGACGCGGTGCATGCCAAGGGTGGCCGGATCTTTATGCAGATCTGGCATCCTGGCCGTGCCGCACACTCGTTGCTGAACGATGGCGAACAGCCGGTTTCCAGCAGCGCCAAGCCAATCCGTCATGCAACGACCGATACTCCGCGAGGCGCCAAGCCGTATGAAGTTCCCCGCGCGCTCCGCGCCGAGGAGATTCCACGGTTTGTGGAGATGTTCCGACTCGCGGCCCAGAACGCCAAACAGGCAGGCTTTGATGGAGTGCAAATCCACGGCGCTCACGGCTATCTCATCGACAACTTTCTGCGTGACGGTGTGAATGCACGCACGGATACCTACGGAGGTTCAGTACCCAACCGGGCTCGGTTTCTGCTGGAGGTGACCGATGCCGCCATCAGCGTCTGGGGTTCCGGACGTGTCGCCGTTCGGATTTCGCCGCTGGTCCCATTTAACGACATGGCCGATAGTCAACCCGACGCGCTGGTGACCCATGTGGCGCAGGAATTAAGTCGACGAGCGATCGCGTTTCTGGAAATCCGGCACGAGAACCATGCATTGTCTGCAGAGCAAACCATCCTGACAGTCGCCCGCAAACATTTCCAGGGGGTATTGATGACCAACGGAAGCTATACTCGTGAGAGTGGCGAATCGACGGTTGCGGGTGGCGCGGCCGATGCAATTGTCTACGGGCGTCCCTATATCGCCAATCCGGACCTGGTCGAACGGTTTGCAAAGCAAGCTCCACTCAACGAGGTAAATTTTAATCGACTGTATGGCGGCGGATCTGATGGCTACAGTGACTATCCAACATTGCCGATGTAG
- a CDS encoding putative competence-damage inducible protein, with amino-acid sequence MRTFVSSLRSQTAETIAVGSELLVGGRADSNSLFITDALGAIGVEVRFKSIVGDDRSDIAHVVRTACGRARIVIMTGGLGPTVDDCTREAVAAITGFRLARRKEALEGMKTRLAQWGRIPNTGQLRQALIPSGATVLPNPVGSAPGFALLWRGTHIIVLPGVPSEMRAMVQQSVIPYVIAQLKRTPSQGRQPLTRIIFHTWGMPEADVDARLKGLVPIRMPVALGLLASPTGVLVSLTTKGDGRLREGALASLAEEIRGRLGEWIYAEGQDTMEQVVGRLLCEQKRTVAVAESCTGGLIGQRLTQVPGSSEYVDRAAVCYSNRAKIEMLGVSEKLLESHGAVSQEVAAAMAKGMRERAGVSVALSVTGIAGPGGATDNKPVGLVYIGLDGGRDGVMTKEFRFHGDRSVIRQRAAQAALDMLRRWLVRRGRT; translated from the coding sequence ATGCGAACCTTTGTTTCCTCCCTCCGCAGCCAGACTGCGGAAACTATTGCGGTCGGCTCGGAACTCCTCGTGGGGGGGCGGGCCGATAGCAATTCACTGTTCATCACTGATGCACTCGGTGCAATAGGCGTGGAAGTGCGTTTTAAATCCATTGTCGGAGACGATCGATCGGACATTGCTCATGTTGTGAGGACGGCCTGCGGACGTGCTCGAATCGTCATCATGACCGGAGGGCTTGGCCCCACAGTGGACGATTGTACCCGGGAGGCGGTTGCGGCCATAACCGGGTTCCGACTCGCTCGCCGTAAGGAAGCACTCGAGGGAATGAAGACACGGTTAGCTCAGTGGGGGCGGATACCGAATACGGGGCAACTGCGACAAGCATTGATTCCGTCTGGAGCCACAGTGCTGCCTAACCCGGTAGGCTCAGCCCCAGGCTTCGCCTTGCTATGGCGCGGCACGCACATCATCGTGTTACCCGGTGTCCCGAGTGAGATGCGTGCAATGGTCCAGCAGTCAGTCATCCCCTATGTGATCGCTCAACTCAAACGTACGCCGAGTCAAGGTCGGCAACCCCTAACAAGAATAATTTTTCACACGTGGGGGATGCCGGAGGCCGATGTTGATGCCAGATTGAAGGGACTCGTACCGATACGCATGCCTGTTGCTTTGGGACTTCTCGCGTCGCCGACCGGCGTGCTCGTGTCGCTGACAACGAAGGGTGATGGTCGTCTGCGGGAAGGGGCTCTTGCGTCGCTCGCCGAAGAGATTCGGGGTCGACTGGGCGAATGGATCTATGCCGAAGGGCAGGACACGATGGAGCAGGTAGTCGGCCGACTGCTGTGTGAACAGAAACGGACGGTCGCTGTAGCCGAGTCGTGTACGGGGGGGCTCATAGGACAACGGTTGACACAAGTACCAGGATCGTCTGAATACGTCGATCGCGCCGCTGTATGCTACAGCAACCGGGCAAAAATTGAGATGCTCGGAGTTTCGGAAAAGCTTTTGGAGAGTCACGGTGCGGTCAGCCAAGAAGTAGCTGCGGCGATGGCTAAAGGAATGCGCGAACGCGCAGGCGTATCGGTCGCCCTGAGTGTGACAGGTATCGCCGGGCCAGGCGGTGCTACAGACAACAAACCGGTTGGGTTAGTTTATATCGGACTCGACGGAGGTCGTGACGGCGTCATGACTAAAGAGTTTCGGTTCCACGGTGATCGGTCCGTCATTCGGCAACGTGCAGCTCAGGCAGCTCTCGATATGCTTCGTCGATGGTTGGTCAGGAGAGGAAGAACATGA
- a CDS encoding hypothetical protein (conserved protein of unknown function), producing the protein MRSVGHWAVGSVAAFLLSIGDLSVAIEVYPSQTQIQAALDRGAKAAAQHQPPEKWYVRFGGNEDLDFGGFLVTKIGGLSVLATHMALRGHEPSATDIAQLVDATTMLVSAVIFGDSPAFAVESYMVLDQEGSAIKPVTVRVDGQATRTTAWPDSPKFMAKVVAAFKYADFDPNAHTIITVFPATGGELRFAVDFGDID; encoded by the coding sequence ATGAGATCTGTCGGGCATTGGGCTGTAGGATCTGTCGCAGCGTTCCTGCTAAGCATCGGAGATCTCTCGGTCGCGATCGAGGTATACCCCTCGCAGACGCAAATTCAGGCCGCACTCGATCGGGGCGCAAAAGCGGCAGCTCAGCATCAGCCGCCTGAGAAGTGGTATGTACGCTTCGGGGGCAATGAGGATCTGGATTTCGGCGGATTCCTTGTGACGAAAATCGGTGGTTTGTCAGTCCTGGCAACCCACATGGCACTGCGAGGGCATGAACCGAGCGCGACCGACATTGCTCAATTGGTCGATGCCACGACCATGCTCGTCAGTGCTGTGATCTTCGGGGACAGTCCTGCCTTTGCCGTGGAGAGTTACATGGTGCTGGATCAAGAGGGAAGCGCAATCAAGCCTGTCACTGTACGTGTTGATGGGCAAGCCACCCGAACGACGGCTTGGCCAGACTCACCAAAATTCATGGCCAAAGTTGTCGCGGCATTCAAGTATGCTGATTTTGATCCGAATGCGCACACGATCATTACCGTGTTTCCTGCGACCGGAGGAGAGCTTCGCTTTGCGGTCGACTTTGGAGACATCGACTAG
- a CDS encoding hypothetical protein (conserved protein of unknown function), whose protein sequence is MADTTALYALRFPDGSVSLYVDEQYAQDRGIDPSRLVRVEIPPEMFIRGTIQDIREYVALQLEQQQQTGTA, encoded by the coding sequence ATGGCGGATACGACTGCTCTTTATGCACTCCGTTTTCCAGACGGCTCAGTAAGCCTTTACGTTGATGAACAGTATGCACAGGATCGAGGGATCGACCCGTCGAGGCTCGTGCGGGTAGAAATTCCACCAGAGATGTTCATCAGAGGAACTATTCAGGATATTCGAGAATATGTGGCACTTCAGCTTGAACAGCAACAACAGACCGGCACGGCCTAG